A genome region from Patescibacteria group bacterium includes the following:
- a CDS encoding recombinase family protein, producing the protein RLAQSHKIPRRAKRKGNGFVFFVSKIIIYKIMLKPKYFLYARKSTEDDDHQIMSIEAQLFELREYARRENVEILAEFTEAKSAKKPGREMFAAMITEIEKMDGVGILSWHPDRLARNSVDGGKIIYLVDTQKIVSLRFPTFWFEPTPQGLFMLQVAFGQSKYYSDNLVENINRGIRQKLRRGEWLTKAPFGYVNNTKTRTIEPHPTLSKVIVRAFEEFATGKHTLGSLAEFLAELGLETKNRTPLAKASVSRMLTNQAYLGLVKHKGEYHEGRFEPILSATLFEVVQKILLRRAKPRKSKQRHDFPFTGLMTCGECGSAITAQFSRGKCGGLYRYYRCTKKKGVCSQKYIQEKELAAQIKARLQSVAICDEWTNKMLKQVDEWEKEQNHSSQKFVQNLKNKMFETQEKLDKLVSAYIDGDIPKENYLPKKEELLKQKVSLANDLEDFGQTGKNWLQPLRAWILDTKKAKNLASSENYEEMKRFVQKVGTNPKFLDKSISFSFCPPWDFMALRKAQSPNAERRSREAILSQNGESCDWWT; encoded by the coding sequence GCGCCTTGCGCAAAGCCATAAAATCCCACGGCGGGCAAAAAGAAAAGGAAATGGATTTGTCTTTTTCGTATCTAAAATAATAATTTATAAAATTATGCTCAAACCAAAATATTTTCTCTACGCTCGTAAATCAACGGAAGATGACGACCACCAAATTATGAGTATTGAAGCTCAATTATTTGAATTGCGAGAATATGCGCGTAGAGAAAATGTAGAAATTCTTGCAGAATTTACAGAAGCGAAAAGCGCAAAGAAACCCGGACGGGAAATGTTTGCCGCCATGATTACAGAAATTGAGAAAATGGACGGCGTAGGAATACTTTCGTGGCACCCTGATAGATTAGCAAGAAATAGTGTTGATGGCGGCAAAATTATTTATCTCGTAGACACGCAGAAAATAGTTTCTTTGCGCTTTCCGACATTTTGGTTTGAGCCCACGCCGCAAGGGTTGTTTATGTTGCAAGTGGCGTTCGGTCAATCCAAATATTACAGCGACAATCTCGTTGAAAATATCAATCGTGGTATTCGCCAAAAACTCCGCCGCGGAGAGTGGCTGACAAAAGCGCCGTTTGGTTATGTGAATAATACTAAAACACGAACAATAGAACCACACCCGACACTTTCAAAAGTTATTGTTCGCGCTTTTGAAGAGTTCGCCACCGGAAAACATACGCTCGGAAGTTTGGCGGAGTTTTTGGCTGAACTTGGTTTGGAAACAAAAAACCGAACGCCACTTGCCAAAGCGTCCGTTTCGCGAATGCTCACTAATCAAGCATATTTAGGTTTGGTGAAGCATAAAGGCGAATATCACGAAGGACGCTTTGAGCCAATTCTTTCCGCAACGCTTTTTGAAGTCGTGCAAAAAATTCTTTTGCGCCGTGCCAAACCTCGCAAAAGCAAACAACGCCACGATTTTCCATTTACCGGACTAATGACTTGCGGAGAATGCGGCTCGGCGATCACGGCGCAATTTTCGCGCGGCAAGTGCGGCGGACTATATCGCTATTATCGTTGCACAAAAAAGAAAGGTGTTTGCTCGCAAAAATATATCCAAGAAAAAGAACTTGCCGCGCAAATAAAGGCACGGCTTCAAAGCGTTGCCATTTGCGACGAGTGGACGAATAAAATGCTAAAGCAAGTTGACGAATGGGAAAAAGAACAAAACCACTCGTCGCAAAAGTTTGTCCAAAATCTGAAAAATAAAATGTTTGAAACGCAAGAGAAACTGGATAAATTGGTTTCCGCTTACATTGACGGCGACATTCCAAAAGAAAATTATCTGCCGAAAAAAGAGGAACTATTGAAGCAAAAAGTTTCTCTTGCGAACGATTTGGAAGATTTTGGACAAACGGGAAAGAATTGGCTCCAACCCTTGCGTGCGTGGATTTTAGATACGAAAAAAGCCAAAAATTTGGCTTCTTCCGAAAACTATGAGGAAATGAAGCGGTTTGTTCAAAAAGTCGGAACGAACCCCAAATTTTTGGATAAATCCATTTCCTTTTCTTTTTGCCCGCCGTGGGATTTTATGGCTTTGCGCAAGGCGCAAAGCCCGAATGCCGAGCGGCGAAGCCGCGAGGCAATCCTTTCCCAAAACGGCGAAAGTTGCGATTGGTGGACCTGA
- a CDS encoding M48 family metalloprotease yields MPNVYNQISSNIRKTWFFITLFLLVILFLGWVLSYIFDSELILIIAFLFSTISAILSYWYSDKIVLSLTRAEAIQEKDAPELYRVVYNLAITAGMPTPKVYIIPEAQPNAFATGRDEKHAVVAVTAGLLQKLERVELEGVIAHEISHIKNRDTLLQTVVVILAGIVTLLANWILRAFFWGRGGNDEDSGGGGILVLILGLVTAIIAPIAATLIQLAISRKREFLADASSALLTRYPEGLARALEKIAQDKTPMRVAQNYNAHLFITSPFKGRKAVSFLAKLFSTHPPVEERIRILREKTGF; encoded by the coding sequence ATGCCTAATGTTTATAATCAAATTAGTTCCAATATCCGCAAAACATGGTTTTTTATTACCTTATTTTTGCTCGTGATTTTATTTTTAGGTTGGGTTTTGAGCTATATCTTTGATAGCGAGTTGATTTTAATAATTGCCTTTTTGTTTAGCACAATTAGCGCGATCTTAAGCTATTGGTATTCTGATAAAATTGTTTTATCCTTAACCCGTGCGGAAGCTATACAAGAGAAAGACGCTCCAGAACTGTATCGTGTTGTGTATAATTTGGCGATTACCGCTGGTATGCCCACGCCCAAGGTCTATATTATTCCCGAAGCGCAACCCAATGCCTTTGCCACAGGCAGAGATGAAAAACACGCCGTGGTGGCGGTAACCGCAGGGTTATTGCAGAAACTAGAAAGGGTGGAATTAGAGGGGGTGATTGCTCACGAAATCTCCCATATTAAAAATCGTGATACATTATTGCAAACGGTTGTGGTCATTCTAGCGGGTATTGTAACTCTGCTCGCGAATTGGATTTTAAGAGCATTTTTTTGGGGAAGAGGTGGAAATGATGAAGATTCAGGGGGCGGAGGTATTCTGGTCTTGATTTTAGGATTGGTAACTGCGATTATCGCGCCGATTGCCGCCACTCTGATTCAGCTTGCGATTTCCCGCAAACGCGAATTTTTAGCCGATGCTTCCAGTGCCCTTTTGACCCGTTATCCTGAAGGTTTGGCGCGCGCTTTGGAAAAAATAGCGCAAGATAAGACGCCGATGCGTGTCGCCCAGAACTACAATGCCCATCTTTTTATTACTTCGCCCTTCAAAGGGAGAAAAGCAGTGAGTTTTCTAGCCAAACTCTTTTCTACTCACCCCCCAGTGGAAGAAAGGATTAGAATTTTAAGGGAAAAGACGGGATTCTAA